The following are encoded together in the Lathyrus oleraceus cultivar Zhongwan6 chromosome 3, CAAS_Psat_ZW6_1.0, whole genome shotgun sequence genome:
- the LOC127131389 gene encoding uncharacterized mitochondrial protein AtMg00810-like → MGLMAYYLGIEVKQDDKGIFITQEGYAKEGLKNFKMHDANPFGTPMECGSKLSKHENGEIVDPTLYKSLVGSLRYLTSTRPDILYVAGVVSRYMEAPTTTHFKAAKRILQYIKDIAFTWMSKKQPIVTPSTSEVEYVATTSCVCHVV, encoded by the coding sequence ATGGGGCTCATGGCATATTATCTCGGCATCGAAGTAAAGCAAGACGATAAAGGAATTTTTATCACCCAAGAAGGTTATGCCAAAGAAGGCCTTAAGAATTTCAAGATGCATGATGCCAATCCATTTGGCACCCCGATGGAATGTGGCAGCAAGTTGAGTAAGCATGAAAATGGAGAGATTGTTGATCCAACTCTTTACAAAAGTTTGGTTGGAAGTTTGCGTTACTTGACAAGTACAAGGCCGGATATTCTCTATGTTGCAGGAGTCGTAAGTCGCTACATGGAAGCTCCAACAACAACTCACTTCAAGGCGGCAAAAAGAATCCTTCAATACATCAAAGATATTGCTTTCACTTGGATGTCAAAGAAGCAACCTATCGTCACACCATCAACTAGTGAAGTTGAGTATGTTGCCACCACATCATGTGTTTGTCATGTAGTTTAG